A genomic window from Glycine soja cultivar W05 chromosome 10, ASM419377v2, whole genome shotgun sequence includes:
- the LOC114370011 gene encoding thioredoxin-like protein CXXS1: MKGQQQLKKSKVVKIDSRKSWEHHITNVTNKGYPVMIHFSAYWCMPSIVMNHFFQQLASTYHNVLFLNVDVDEVKEVASKLKIKAIPTFCLMNGGAPMDKIVGANPDELRKRISCFIHQKHSPKSV, from the exons ATGAAAGGTcaacaacaactaaaaaaatctAAGGTGGTGAAAATTGACTCAAGAAAATCATGGGAACACCACATAACTAATGTAACCAATAAAGGCTACCCT GTTATGATTCATTTCTCTGCTTATTGGTGCATGCCTTCAATAGTTATGAATCATTTCTTTCAACAACTGGCCTCCACCTATCATAATGTTCTCTTTCtgaatgttgatgttgatgaggtCAAG GAAGTTGCttccaagttgaaaattaaagCAATTCCTACCTTTTGTTTGATGAATGGAGGAGCTCCAATGGATAAAATTGTGGGTGCAAACCCTGATGAATTAAGGAAAAGGATCAGTTGCTTTATTCACCAGAAACATTCACCCAAGTCAGTGTGA